A single region of the Sorex araneus isolate mSorAra2 chromosome 7, mSorAra2.pri, whole genome shotgun sequence genome encodes:
- the AVPR1B gene encoding vasopressin V1b receptor — MASGPPWAAQTTPPGATLSAPNATTPWLGRDEELAKVEVAVLTTVLVLATGGNLTVLLTLGRRGHKRSRMNLFVLHLAFTDLGVALFQVLPQLLWDITYRFQGPDLLCRAVKYLQGLSMFASTYMLLAMTLDRYLAVCHPLHSLQQPSQFTYPLIAAPWLLAAILSLPQVFIFSLREVIRGSGVLDCWADFRFSWGPQAYITWTTLAIFVLPVAVLTACYSLICHEIWKNLRVKTQAWRAEGGGWRAWDRPPHSAPVTAPRGLPSRVSSISTISRAKIRTVKMTFVIVLAYIACWAPFFSVQMWSVWDENAPDEDSTNQAFTISMLLGNLSSCCNPWIYMGFNRHLWPRPLRHLACCGGPSPQMRRRMSNGSLSTRGTTLLLRSSCPHALHPSPSFSGRPETTEPPKAPEQGGEASTETSGF; from the exons ATGGCTTCTGGGCCTCCCTGGGCTGCCCAGACCACTCCCCCCGGGGCCACCCTCTCTGCCCCCAATGCCACCACACCCTGGCTGGGCCGGGATGAGGAGCTCGCCAAGGTGGAAGTCGCAGTCCTGACCACAGTCCTCGTGCTGGCCACGGGCGGCAATCTGACAGTGCTGCTGACACTGGGCCGGCGGGGCCACAAACGTTCCCGCATGAACCTGTTTGTCCTGCACCTGGCCTTCACGGACCTGGGCGTGGCGCTCTTCCAGGTGCTGCCCCAGCTGCTCTGGGACATCACCTACCGCTTCCAGGGCCCGGACCTTCTGTGCCGTGCGGTCAAGTACCTGCAGGGGCTCAGCATGTTTGCCTCCACCTACATGCTCCTGGCCATGACCCTGGACCGCTACCTGGCCGTCTGCCACCCGCTGCACAGCCTCCAGCAGCCCAGCCAGTTCACCTACCCGCTCATCGCTGCCCCCTGGCTGCTGGCTGCCATCCTCAGCCTCCCGCAAGTCTTCATCTTTTCTCTGCGTGAGGTTATCCGGGGCTCGGGGGTGCTGGACTGCTGGGCAGACTTCCGCTTCTCTTGGGGGCCACAGGCCTACATCACCTGGACCACCCTGGCCATCTTCGTTCTCCCTGTGGCCGTGCTCACGGCCTGTTACAGCCTCATCTGCCACGAGATCTGGAAGAACCTCAGAGTCAAGACCCAGGCCTGGAGGGcagaaggagggggctggagggcatGGGACAGGCCTCCCCACTCTGCCCCCGTGACAGCCCCGCGAGGGCTGCcctccagggtcagcagcatcAGCACCATTTCCCGGGCCAAGATCCGAACTGTGAAGATGACCTTTGTCATTGTGCTGGCCTACATCGCCTGCTGGGCACCCTTCTTCAGTGTCCAGATGTGGTCTGTGTGGGACGAGAACGCCCCTGACGAAG ATTCGACCAATCAAGCTTTCACCATCTCCATGCTTCTGGGAAACCTCAGCAGCTGCTGCAACCCTTGGATCTACATGGGCTTCAACAGACACCTGTGGCCGCGCCCCCTCCGCCATCTCGCCTGCTGCGGGGGTCCCTCGCCCCAGATGCGCAGGCGGATGTCCAATGGGAGTCTCTCCACCCGGGGCACCACGCTGCTGCTGCGCTCCAGCTGCCCACACGCCCTGCACCCGAGCCCCAGCTTCAGCGGGCGGCCTGAGACCACGGAGCCCCCGAAGGCGCCAGAGCAGGGGGGCGAAGCCTCCACGGAGACCAGCGGCTTTTAG